One window from the genome of Natrialba magadii ATCC 43099 encodes:
- the mgtE gene encoding magnesium transporter, which produces MGAAERTTEFHADRVFEITDDEYVAVTQETFVGPAIEEFRHFEPIDDETTVYYLYVTDNSGRLVGVMSLRELLNAPEDDVVEEHMHTDLVTIDADADPEYAADEMADRDFPALPVIDTDDVLIGVLRTDDMLEVVEEEATEDIMKSAGFSFADVESSRSSAILESSIPKILRLRLPWLIVALAGGLMAGGVIEQFEDTLEAVVALAFFVPVIMDMGGNVGTQASTIFVRGLALGHIDDRNAMRHFAREGLIGLLIGLIIGGIGAGAAYLWQIDEPYALELATVVFVGLVTVCVVASVVGYVIPWIMNKLGFDPAAASDPLITTVKDITALLIYFGLAAVLLSELI; this is translated from the coding sequence ATGGGGGCTGCTGAGCGGACTACTGAGTTCCACGCGGACCGCGTCTTCGAAATCACCGACGACGAATACGTCGCCGTCACCCAGGAAACGTTCGTCGGCCCTGCAATCGAGGAATTTCGTCACTTCGAACCGATCGACGACGAAACGACCGTCTATTATCTCTACGTCACCGACAACTCCGGCCGATTAGTCGGCGTCATGTCCCTCCGGGAACTGCTCAACGCCCCAGAGGACGACGTGGTTGAGGAGCACATGCATACCGACCTCGTGACGATCGACGCCGATGCGGACCCCGAGTACGCAGCCGACGAGATGGCTGATCGGGACTTCCCCGCACTACCGGTCATCGACACCGACGACGTGCTGATCGGCGTCCTCCGTACCGACGACATGCTCGAGGTTGTCGAGGAGGAAGCCACCGAGGACATCATGAAGAGCGCCGGCTTCTCGTTCGCCGACGTCGAGAGCTCCCGGAGTTCGGCGATCCTCGAGTCTTCGATCCCGAAGATCCTCCGACTGCGACTGCCGTGGCTGATCGTCGCGTTGGCCGGCGGTCTGATGGCCGGCGGCGTCATCGAGCAGTTCGAGGACACGCTCGAAGCCGTCGTGGCGCTCGCCTTCTTCGTCCCGGTAATCATGGACATGGGCGGGAACGTCGGCACGCAGGCGTCGACGATTTTCGTCCGCGGTCTCGCACTCGGTCACATCGACGATAGAAACGCGATGCGTCACTTCGCCCGCGAGGGGCTAATCGGCCTCCTCATCGGGCTGATCATCGGTGGCATCGGTGCCGGTGCGGCGTACCTCTGGCAGATCGACGAACCGTACGCACTCGAGTTGGCGACAGTCGTCTTCGTCGGCCTCGTCACCGTCTGTGTGGTCGCGTCGGTCGTCGGCTACGTCATCCCGTGGATTATGAACAAACTCGGCTTCGACCCCGCGGCGGCGTCGGACCCGCTGATCACGACGGTCAAAGACATCACCGCGCTGCTGATCTACTTCGGACTGGCGGCGGTGCTGCTGAGTGAACTGATCTAG